A stretch of the Streptomyces sp. NBC_01428 genome encodes the following:
- a CDS encoding DUF6286 domain-containing protein: MSEPQGSENTRKLPVLEKSDDPGALGQSASAAAYEPLETLDDKDSRQGRFWSARRVPACVLAILLFVIAGFFLYDVAAVRAGRSALELRKWFARQLAERPLDDTAVLVGAGVAAALGLWLILLAATPGLRDVLPMRRTHRDVRAGLHRGAAAMALRDRAMEVAGVQSVRVRVKRRKVDVRAVSHFRELDDVRADLDSTLTDGIQGLGLSRSPGLSVRVARPGRKG, translated from the coding sequence ATGAGCGAGCCCCAGGGCTCCGAGAACACCCGGAAGCTGCCGGTGCTGGAGAAGTCGGACGACCCCGGCGCGCTCGGCCAGTCCGCTTCGGCGGCGGCCTACGAACCGCTGGAGACGCTGGACGACAAGGACAGCCGCCAGGGCCGCTTCTGGTCCGCGCGACGCGTTCCGGCCTGCGTCCTCGCGATCCTGCTCTTCGTGATCGCCGGATTCTTCCTCTACGACGTCGCGGCCGTCCGCGCCGGTCGCTCCGCCCTCGAACTGCGCAAGTGGTTCGCCCGGCAGCTCGCCGAGCGGCCTCTCGACGACACCGCCGTCCTCGTGGGCGCCGGCGTCGCCGCCGCGCTCGGGCTCTGGCTGATCCTCCTCGCCGCCACCCCCGGGCTGCGCGACGTGCTGCCCATGCGGCGCACCCACCGCGACGTGCGGGCCGGGCTGCACCGGGGAGCCGCCGCGATGGCCCTGCGCGACCGCGCCATGGAGGTCGCCGGCGTCCAGTCGGTCCGGGTCCGCGTGAAGCGGCGCAAGGTCGACGTCCGCGCGGTGTCCCACTTCCGCGAACTCGACGACGTCCGTGCCGACCTGGACTCCACGCTCACCGACGGCATCCAGGGACTGGGGCTGTCCCGCTCACCGGGCCTCTCGGTACGGGTCGCCCGTCCCGGACGGAAGGGGTGA
- the amaP gene encoding alkaline shock response membrane anchor protein AmaP has translation MMSVRRTVNRVLIGLAGLVLLALGGSVLAIGLGVKPPSWWIHDGRHDVLLSTAERTKWRDQGWWWPVVIAALAVLVLFALWWLFADLRRRRLAEVLVDTGDGEGALLRGRALESVLAAEADGLGGVDTARVRLTGRRTLPEAHVRLLLEPHVDPGQVLHQLTVEALAHARNSAGLAALPAEVRLRGVKHRAERVT, from the coding sequence GTGATGTCCGTGCGCCGGACCGTCAACCGCGTACTGATCGGGCTGGCCGGACTCGTCCTGCTCGCCCTCGGCGGCTCCGTCCTCGCCATCGGGCTCGGCGTCAAGCCGCCCTCGTGGTGGATCCACGACGGACGTCACGACGTGCTCCTCAGCACCGCCGAACGGACCAAGTGGCGCGACCAGGGCTGGTGGTGGCCCGTCGTCATCGCCGCCCTCGCGGTCCTCGTGCTGTTCGCCCTGTGGTGGCTGTTCGCCGACCTCCGGCGCCGGCGCCTCGCCGAGGTGCTCGTCGACACCGGTGACGGAGAGGGCGCCCTGCTGCGCGGGCGGGCGCTGGAGAGCGTGCTCGCCGCCGAGGCCGACGGGCTGGGCGGCGTCGACACGGCCCGGGTCCGCCTGACCGGCCGCCGCACCCTGCCCGAGGCGCACGTACGGCTCCTGCTGGAACCGCACGTCGACCCCGGGCAGGTGCTGCACCAGCTGACCGTCGAGGCCCTCGCGCACGCGCGGAACTCGGCGGGCCTCGCGGCGCTCCCGGCGGAGGTGCGGCTGCGCGGCGTCAAGCACCGCGCGGAGCGCGTGACCTGA
- a CDS encoding SDR family oxidoreductase, which translates to MDLGLKDRVYVVTGATRGLGNAAARELVADGAKVVLSGRDAKSAADAAAALGPNAVGVAADNADPEAPARLIAAAREHFGAFDGILISVGGPPPGFAADNTDEQWTAAFESVFLGAVRLARAAAAELGAGGAVGFVLSGSVYEPIGGLTISNGLRPGLAGFAKSLADELGPRGIRVVGLLPSRIDTDRVRELDGLSADPEATRAANESRIPLRRYGTPEEFGRTAAFLLSPAASYLTGIMVPVDGGMRSGF; encoded by the coding sequence ATGGATCTTGGACTGAAGGATCGTGTGTACGTCGTCACGGGTGCCACCCGTGGCCTGGGCAACGCCGCCGCGCGGGAACTCGTCGCCGACGGCGCGAAGGTGGTGCTGAGCGGGCGCGACGCGAAGAGCGCGGCCGACGCCGCCGCCGCGCTCGGCCCGAACGCCGTCGGGGTGGCGGCCGACAACGCCGACCCCGAGGCCCCGGCCCGCCTGATCGCGGCCGCCCGGGAGCACTTCGGCGCCTTCGACGGCATCCTCATCAGCGTCGGCGGCCCGCCGCCGGGCTTCGCCGCGGACAACACCGACGAGCAGTGGACGGCCGCCTTCGAGTCGGTCTTCCTGGGCGCGGTGCGGCTGGCCCGCGCGGCCGCCGCGGAACTCGGCGCGGGCGGCGCCGTCGGCTTCGTGCTCTCCGGCTCGGTGTACGAGCCGATCGGCGGGCTCACCATCTCCAACGGACTGCGTCCGGGCCTCGCGGGCTTCGCCAAGTCCCTCGCGGACGAGCTGGGCCCGCGCGGCATCCGCGTCGTTGGACTGCTGCCCTCACGCATCGACACGGACCGGGTCCGCGAGCTGGACGGTCTGTCGGCCGACCCCGAGGCCACCCGGGCGGCCAACGAGTCGCGTATCCCGCTGCGCCGCTACGGCACCCCGGAGGAGTTCGGCCGCACGGCCGCGTTCCTGCTCTCCCCCGCCGCCTCGTACCTGACCGGCATCATGGTCCCGGTCGACGGCGGGATGCGCAGCGGGTTCTGA
- a CDS encoding Asp23/Gls24 family envelope stress response protein: protein MTDMTERNRTDSPDAEKEAGRKPTKRGGGDPATRGRTTIADGVVEKIAGLAARDVVGVHAMGSGMSRTIGAMRDRVPGTSSSKSVTRGVKAEVGEVQTALDLEIVVDYGVSIADVARDVRENVVAAVERMTGLEVVEVNIAVSDVKLPEEEDEEPESRLQ, encoded by the coding sequence ATGACCGATATGACCGAGCGGAACCGGACGGACAGCCCCGACGCCGAGAAGGAGGCCGGGCGCAAGCCCACCAAGCGCGGCGGCGGGGACCCCGCGACGCGCGGGCGGACCACCATCGCCGACGGTGTCGTGGAGAAGATCGCCGGGCTCGCCGCGCGGGACGTCGTCGGCGTCCACGCGATGGGCAGCGGGATGAGCCGGACCATCGGCGCGATGCGCGACCGGGTGCCCGGCACCAGCAGCAGCAAGTCCGTGACCCGTGGTGTGAAGGCCGAGGTCGGCGAGGTGCAGACCGCCCTCGACCTGGAGATCGTCGTCGACTACGGCGTCTCCATCGCCGACGTGGCGCGTGACGTGCGCGAGAACGTCGTCGCCGCCGTCGAGCGTATGACCGGCCTCGAAGTGGTCGAAGTCAACATCGCGGTGAGTGATGTGAAGCTTCCCGAGGAAGAAGACGAGGAACCGGAGTCACGTCTCCAGTGA
- a CDS encoding glycoside hydrolase family 15 protein: protein MHRRIEDYALIGDEQTAALVGRDGSVDWLCLPRFDSAACFAALLGDEDNGHWRIAPEGADVCTRRAYRPDTLVLDTEWDTAEGSVRVTDLMPQREHAPDLVRVVEGLSGRVRMNSRLQLRFDYGSVVPWMRKSDGHRVAVAGPDSVWLRSEPPVPTWGKNFRTYSEFTVEAGQKVAFVLTWHPSHRPRPPLSDPFESLETSVTDWRAWAARCRYEGPHRDVVVRSLLTLKALTYAPTGGIVAAPTTSLPEELGGVRNWDYRYCWLRDSTLTLGALLAAGYQEEAEAWRDWLLRAVAGDPADLQIMYGLSGERRLSEYEIPWLSGYAGSAPVRVGNSAVEQLQLDVYGEVIDSLWLARRSGLPSRPHMWRVQCAMMDFLRVAWRQPDEGIWEIRGPRRHFVYSKVMAWVAADRAVRTLEEDPSLEGDLEGWRAMRDEVHREVCERGFDAERNTFTQSYGSAELDAALLLIPRVGFLPADDPKVIGTVDAVRAELAPDGLLVRRYSAATTDVDGLPGDEGTFVVCSFWLADALYLTGRTQEARELFERLVGLTNDVGLLSEEYDPVAERQLGNFPQAFSHIGLVVSALSLFGVPPANPPVEGEGTPDGA from the coding sequence GTGCACCGACGCATCGAGGACTACGCGCTCATCGGGGACGAACAGACCGCCGCTCTGGTGGGCCGCGACGGGTCCGTCGACTGGCTGTGCCTTCCCCGCTTCGACTCCGCCGCCTGCTTCGCGGCCCTGCTGGGCGACGAGGACAACGGCCACTGGCGGATCGCGCCCGAGGGCGCCGACGTGTGCACCCGGCGCGCGTACCGCCCCGACACCCTGGTGCTCGACACCGAGTGGGACACCGCCGAGGGGTCCGTCCGGGTGACCGACCTGATGCCGCAGCGGGAGCACGCCCCCGATCTCGTGCGCGTCGTCGAGGGACTCAGCGGCCGGGTGAGGATGAACAGCCGGCTCCAGCTGCGCTTCGACTACGGGTCGGTCGTTCCCTGGATGCGGAAGTCGGACGGGCACCGGGTGGCGGTCGCGGGCCCGGACTCGGTGTGGCTGCGCAGCGAACCGCCCGTCCCCACCTGGGGCAAGAACTTCCGCACCTACTCCGAGTTCACCGTCGAGGCAGGTCAGAAGGTCGCCTTCGTCCTGACCTGGCACCCCTCGCACCGCCCGCGCCCGCCGCTCAGCGATCCCTTCGAGTCGCTGGAGACGAGCGTCACGGACTGGCGGGCATGGGCCGCCCGCTGCCGTTACGAGGGACCGCACCGGGACGTCGTCGTGCGTTCCCTGCTCACGCTGAAGGCCCTCACCTACGCGCCGACCGGCGGCATCGTGGCCGCCCCGACCACCTCGCTCCCCGAGGAGCTGGGCGGTGTCCGCAACTGGGACTACCGCTACTGCTGGCTGCGCGACTCCACGCTCACCCTGGGGGCGCTGCTCGCGGCCGGCTATCAGGAGGAGGCCGAGGCCTGGCGCGACTGGCTGCTGCGGGCGGTCGCGGGCGACCCGGCGGACCTGCAGATCATGTACGGCCTGTCGGGCGAACGCCGGCTGTCGGAGTACGAGATCCCGTGGCTGTCCGGATACGCGGGCTCCGCGCCCGTCCGGGTCGGCAACAGCGCCGTCGAGCAGTTGCAGCTCGACGTGTACGGCGAGGTCATCGACTCGCTGTGGCTCGCGCGGCGTTCGGGCCTGCCGTCGAGGCCGCACATGTGGCGCGTGCAGTGCGCCATGATGGACTTCCTGCGCGTGGCGTGGCGGCAGCCGGACGAGGGGATCTGGGAGATCCGCGGCCCGCGCCGGCACTTCGTCTACTCCAAGGTGATGGCCTGGGTGGCCGCCGACCGCGCCGTGCGCACCCTGGAGGAGGACCCGTCGCTCGAAGGCGACCTGGAGGGCTGGCGGGCGATGCGCGACGAGGTGCACCGCGAGGTGTGCGAGCGCGGCTTCGACGCCGAACGCAACACCTTCACCCAGTCCTACGGCTCGGCGGAACTCGACGCCGCCCTGCTGCTCATCCCCCGCGTCGGCTTCCTGCCCGCCGACGACCCGAAGGTGATCGGCACGGTGGACGCGGTCCGTGCCGAACTCGCCCCCGACGGCCTCCTGGTGCGCCGCTACAGCGCGGCGACGACCGATGTCGACGGGCTCCCCGGCGATGAGGGCACCTTCGTCGTCTGCTCGTTCTGGCTCGCCGACGCCCTGTATCTGACGGGCCGTACGCAGGAGGCGCGCGAGCTGTTCGAGCGGCTGGTCGGTCTCACCAACGACGTGGGGCTGCTGTCCGAGGAGTACGACCCCGTCGCGGAGCGCCAGCTCGGCAACTTCCCGCAGGCGTTCAGCCACATCGGCCTGGTGGTGAGCGCCCTCAGCCTCTTCGGGGTACCGCCCGCGAACCCGCCGGTGGAGGGCGAGGGCACACCCGACGGGGCGTAG
- a CDS encoding nucleopolyhedrovirus P10 family protein: protein MTADRWAQVVRNQLGLGRLLPLGLSRDGAWITESAADAVLRRAATAVDGVRLGTLRIALADPDGPYASAVPAPPSALAPGPLRVTAEFGAAADPTAPGADSLPATAERLRLALSAAAAQRLGLDVSEVDLQVTDLLTDAQMTSRKDEQDVREGAAPVEPKVPDGPEEARIAAVVRGVAGVTRLTDALGRSVDIGTPATAESAVPRRHVRVELAVAAGFRAVEVARAVRTAVAEAARDTPSVAVLVTAVG from the coding sequence ATGACCGCGGACCGGTGGGCGCAGGTGGTACGGAATCAGCTCGGACTCGGCAGGCTGCTGCCGCTGGGCCTTTCGCGCGACGGCGCGTGGATCACGGAGAGCGCCGCGGACGCCGTGCTGCGGCGGGCGGCGACGGCCGTGGACGGCGTGCGCCTCGGCACGCTGCGGATCGCGCTCGCCGATCCGGACGGGCCGTACGCCTCCGCCGTGCCGGCCCCGCCGAGTGCCCTCGCGCCCGGTCCGCTGCGCGTGACGGCGGAGTTCGGGGCGGCGGCGGATCCCACCGCCCCGGGGGCCGACTCGCTGCCGGCGACCGCGGAGCGGCTGCGGCTCGCCCTGTCGGCCGCGGCGGCACAGCGCCTCGGCCTCGACGTGAGCGAGGTGGACCTCCAGGTGACGGACCTGCTGACGGACGCGCAGATGACGTCCCGGAAGGACGAGCAGGACGTACGGGAGGGTGCCGCGCCCGTGGAGCCGAAGGTCCCGGACGGTCCGGAGGAGGCACGGATCGCCGCCGTCGTCCGGGGCGTCGCGGGTGTCACCCGTCTGACGGACGCGTTGGGCCGATCGGTGGACATCGGGACTCCCGCCACCGCGGAGTCGGCCGTGCCCCGGCGTCACGTCCGCGTGGAACTCGCGGTCGCGGCCGGCTTCCGGGCGGTGGAGGTGGCTCGCGCGGTCAGGACGGCGGTCGCGGAGGCGGCTCGGGACACCCCGTCCGTGGCGGTTCTGGTGACCGCCGTCGGCTGA
- a CDS encoding Asp23/Gls24 family envelope stress response protein: protein MPGQVDRLGETRPGVTTVVAPERGATRIADRVVAKIASQAAREALPPLPPDAVPPHATVVVRRQSSGAGGEGDRPTHSAQVRVSLELGYPSDIGGQCNAVRRHVAERVEALAGMEVPEVAVQVERLHLAHGPGSVQGRTR from the coding sequence GTGCCAGGTCAGGTCGACCGGCTCGGTGAGACCCGGCCGGGCGTGACGACCGTGGTGGCGCCCGAGCGGGGCGCCACCCGGATCGCCGACCGGGTCGTCGCGAAGATCGCGTCGCAGGCGGCGCGCGAGGCACTCCCGCCGCTGCCGCCCGACGCCGTGCCCCCGCACGCGACCGTCGTCGTCCGGCGGCAGTCCTCCGGCGCCGGGGGAGAGGGCGACCGCCCGACGCACAGCGCCCAGGTCCGGGTCAGTCTCGAACTGGGATACCCCTCCGACATCGGTGGCCAGTGCAACGCGGTGCGTCGTCATGTCGCGGAGCGGGTAGAGGCGTTGGCGGGAATGGAAGTGCCGGAGGTCGCCGTCCAGGTGGAGCGGCTGCACCTGGCACACGGGCCGGGTTCGGTACAGGGGAGGACGCGATGA